One region of Natronobacterium texcoconense genomic DNA includes:
- the thyA gene encoding thymidylate synthase has translation MRQYLELVDSALSGGTYKPNRTGVDTISSFSEHYEVDLQEGYPLLTTKQMDGYRWNSMLHEVCWYLSGEEHIRDLREETKIWDAWADEEGRLDTAYGRFWRRYPVPDQEAQLEGESWPDDAHRWVTVEEGNDGGTRRTFDQLQYVVDTLSDSPNSRRLVVNAWHPANAAVSTLPPCHYSFVFNVQGDRLNCHLTQRSGDIALGVPFNIAAYALLTKVVAQQTGFEPGTFAHTVVDAHVYCGRGDRGEWYADNLEALQSRLADVEDRGEYLSIKEWLESEAPAEAEGDERLDHVPGLLEQLSREPLERPTLEVADASIDDLTYEDVSLQQYESHDGIQFSVAE, from the coding sequence ATGCGACAGTACCTCGAGTTAGTCGACAGCGCACTCTCCGGGGGCACCTACAAGCCCAACCGGACCGGCGTCGATACGATCTCGTCGTTCAGCGAACACTACGAGGTAGACCTCCAGGAGGGGTATCCGCTCCTGACGACGAAGCAGATGGACGGCTACCGCTGGAACTCCATGCTCCACGAGGTCTGCTGGTATCTCTCGGGCGAGGAGCACATCCGGGACCTCCGCGAGGAGACGAAGATCTGGGACGCGTGGGCCGACGAGGAGGGGCGTCTCGACACCGCCTACGGCCGGTTCTGGCGACGATACCCCGTTCCCGATCAGGAAGCGCAACTCGAGGGCGAGTCCTGGCCGGACGACGCCCACCGGTGGGTCACCGTCGAGGAGGGCAACGACGGTGGGACGCGACGCACGTTCGACCAGCTACAATACGTGGTCGACACGCTCTCGGATTCGCCGAACTCGCGACGACTGGTCGTCAACGCCTGGCATCCCGCGAACGCCGCGGTGTCGACGCTGCCGCCCTGTCACTACAGCTTCGTCTTCAACGTTCAGGGCGACCGGCTGAACTGCCACCTCACGCAGCGGTCGGGTGACATCGCCCTCGGGGTGCCGTTCAATATCGCTGCGTACGCGCTCCTGACGAAGGTCGTCGCCCAGCAGACCGGCTTCGAACCGGGCACGTTCGCCCACACGGTCGTCGACGCCCACGTCTACTGCGGCCGCGGCGACCGCGGCGAGTGGTACGCCGACAACCTCGAGGCCCTGCAGTCTCGACTGGCCGACGTCGAGGACCGCGGGGAGTACCTCTCGATCAAGGAGTGGCTCGAGTCCGAAGCCCCCGCCGAGGCCGAGGGCGACGAACGGCTGGACCACGTTCCCGGCCTGCTCGAGCAGCTCTCGCGGGAACCGCTCGAGCGCCCGACGCTCGAGGTCGCCGACGCCTCGATCGACGACCTGACCTACGAGGACGTCTCGTTGCAGCAGTACGAGTCCCACGACGGGATTCAGTTCTCGGTGGCCGAATGA
- a CDS encoding prolyl oligopeptidase family serine peptidase has protein sequence MSPDTPPQTRRENTSYERHGDIVEDPYRWLEKGGEDVDEFVDRQNEYADAYLESLEVRERLHPQFESLARTTDYGSITPALTGYFQEVETADDDQHVLSFRESLEDDREALVDPNEFSEDATKSMGWWTVSPEGERLAYGVDEGGDELYDVTVVEVPSGDVLEELPALGRANAGMFAWTPDGFYYGRTGLEGEAQLETEICYHEHGDDINEDALVYEVDDPATWPMLTTDRDGKHLLVALVAGWERSDLYYADVGETELTPVIADAEHFYMPLIHGDTAYVRTDLDAPYYRFLEIDLSGDVGEVEPADLPEVVPEREGIVKGATIADDRLLVQYERAAVSELEVFDLDGDHLRSIELPGMGTVTGLNGNPDTPEAFFGYQSFDHPPAVFRYDLESDASEELDRPDISLGFDLTVDQVRYESADGTEIPMFVVHRADLERDGDNPALLYGYGGFENSETPEFQKFGREFLRSGGVYAKANLRGGGEFGKEWHEAARGPDKQNTFDDMIAAAEYLIDEGYTSSERLAIWGRSNGGLTVGAVMTQRPDLLAAVCCHVPLLDMLRFHTFLLGASWTSEYGSPDDLEAYEWIREYSPYHNVSEREYPAVFFETAEDDTRVHPVHAWKMAARMQAVADGGPFLCKTNRDTGHGTGKPTWMIVEEQLDTWSFLFDQLAVEYVRP, from the coding sequence ATGTCCCCTGACACCCCTCCACAGACGAGGCGCGAGAACACCAGCTACGAGCGACACGGCGATATCGTGGAGGATCCGTACCGCTGGCTCGAGAAGGGCGGCGAGGACGTCGACGAGTTCGTCGACCGACAGAACGAGTACGCCGACGCCTACCTCGAGTCGCTCGAGGTTCGAGAACGGCTCCACCCGCAGTTCGAATCGCTCGCCCGAACGACCGATTACGGCTCGATCACGCCCGCGCTGACCGGCTACTTCCAGGAGGTCGAAACCGCCGACGACGACCAGCACGTCCTCTCCTTCCGCGAATCGCTCGAGGACGACCGCGAGGCGCTCGTCGATCCCAACGAGTTCAGCGAGGACGCCACGAAGTCGATGGGCTGGTGGACCGTCTCACCGGAGGGCGAGCGACTCGCCTACGGCGTCGACGAGGGCGGCGACGAACTGTACGACGTGACCGTCGTCGAAGTTCCGTCGGGCGACGTCCTCGAGGAGCTACCCGCCCTCGGCCGCGCGAACGCCGGGATGTTCGCGTGGACACCGGACGGCTTCTACTACGGCCGTACCGGTCTCGAGGGCGAGGCCCAACTCGAGACGGAGATTTGCTATCACGAGCACGGTGACGACATCAACGAGGACGCGCTGGTGTACGAAGTCGACGATCCGGCGACGTGGCCGATGCTCACGACAGACCGTGACGGCAAGCACCTGCTGGTCGCGCTCGTGGCGGGCTGGGAGCGAAGCGACCTCTACTACGCCGATGTCGGCGAGACCGAACTGACGCCGGTGATCGCCGACGCCGAACACTTCTACATGCCGCTGATCCACGGCGACACGGCGTACGTCCGAACCGATCTCGATGCCCCATACTATCGCTTCCTCGAGATCGACCTCTCCGGAGACGTCGGCGAAGTCGAACCTGCCGACCTGCCCGAGGTCGTCCCGGAACGCGAGGGGATCGTGAAGGGGGCGACGATCGCCGACGATCGTCTGCTCGTCCAGTACGAACGCGCGGCCGTCTCCGAACTCGAAGTGTTCGACCTCGACGGCGATCACCTGCGATCGATCGAGTTACCGGGAATGGGAACGGTAACCGGATTGAACGGCAACCCTGACACGCCCGAGGCCTTCTTCGGGTACCAGTCGTTCGACCACCCGCCGGCGGTGTTTCGATACGATCTCGAGTCGGACGCCTCCGAAGAACTGGATCGTCCCGATATCTCCCTCGGGTTCGATCTAACTGTCGACCAAGTCCGCTACGAGTCGGCCGACGGCACCGAGATTCCGATGTTCGTCGTCCACCGTGCCGACCTCGAGCGCGACGGCGACAACCCCGCGTTGCTGTACGGCTACGGTGGCTTCGAGAACAGCGAGACGCCGGAATTCCAGAAATTCGGTCGCGAGTTCCTCCGCTCGGGGGGCGTCTACGCGAAGGCGAACCTCCGTGGCGGTGGCGAGTTCGGCAAAGAGTGGCACGAGGCTGCCCGCGGTCCGGACAAACAGAACACGTTCGACGATATGATCGCCGCCGCGGAGTACCTGATCGACGAGGGGTACACCTCGAGTGAACGGCTGGCGATCTGGGGTCGCTCGAACGGCGGGCTAACGGTCGGCGCGGTGATGACGCAACGACCCGACCTGCTGGCTGCGGTCTGCTGTCACGTCCCGCTGCTCGACATGCTCCGGTTCCACACGTTCCTTCTCGGGGCGTCCTGGACGAGTGAGTACGGCTCCCCCGACGATCTCGAGGCCTACGAGTGGATTCGAGAGTATTCGCCATACCACAACGTCTCGGAGCGCGAGTATCCCGCCGTCTTCTTCGAGACCGCCGAGGACGACACGCGGGTCCACCCGGTTCACGCCTGGAAGATGGCCGCCCGCATGCAGGCGGTCGCCGACGGTGGTCCGTTCCTCTGCAAGACGAATCGCGACACCGGCCACGGCACCGGCAAACCGACGTGGATGATCGTCGAGGAGCAACTCGACACCTGGTCGTTCCTCTTCGACCAGCTCGCGGTCGAGTACGTCCGACCGTAG
- the purD gene encoding phosphoribosylamine--glycine ligase: MTETVLLIGGGGREHAIARALEDSDADLYACAGNRNPGIARIAEGFETLETTNPKAVLEYAEEISADIAVIGPEAPLEAGVADELEDAGVYAFGPKEEDARIETDKAFQRRFMEKNDVPGCPDFETFDDMDAACEFIDEYDGDLAIKPAGLTGGKGVKVIGDQVTAEEGKEYIRESDYDRIVLEERLIGEEFTIQAFVANDTFETAPAVQDHKRAYEGDEGPNTGGMGSYSDATTALPFMTEDDYEEAVSIIEATVDALEDYRGILYGQFMLTADGPKVVEFNARFGDPEAMNTLPVLETDFLDVLTAARDGEPIPELEFADQATVCKYAVPEGYPTDPDAGAKVKVDEESAGDALLYYASVDERDDGIYTTTSRAFAVVGVADSITDAEEIAEDALAVAGDEGLHVRHDIGKPDLVQQRIDHVNDLRGE; this comes from the coding sequence ATGACAGAGACGGTGCTCCTGATCGGTGGCGGTGGCCGCGAACACGCCATCGCACGCGCACTGGAGGACAGTGACGCCGACCTCTACGCCTGCGCTGGCAACCGCAACCCCGGCATCGCCCGGATCGCCGAAGGGTTCGAGACGCTCGAGACGACCAACCCCAAGGCAGTCCTCGAGTACGCTGAAGAGATCAGCGCCGACATCGCCGTCATCGGCCCCGAAGCGCCGCTCGAGGCGGGCGTCGCCGACGAACTCGAAGACGCCGGCGTCTACGCCTTCGGCCCGAAGGAGGAAGACGCCCGCATCGAGACGGACAAGGCCTTCCAGCGGCGGTTCATGGAGAAGAACGACGTGCCGGGCTGTCCCGACTTCGAGACGTTCGACGACATGGACGCCGCGTGTGAGTTCATCGACGAGTACGACGGCGACCTGGCGATCAAGCCCGCCGGACTCACGGGCGGCAAGGGCGTCAAGGTCATCGGCGACCAGGTCACCGCCGAGGAGGGCAAAGAGTACATCCGCGAGTCCGACTACGACCGGATCGTCCTCGAGGAACGGCTGATCGGCGAGGAGTTCACGATTCAGGCGTTCGTCGCCAACGACACCTTCGAGACCGCACCCGCGGTCCAGGACCACAAGCGCGCCTACGAGGGCGACGAGGGACCGAACACCGGCGGGATGGGGAGCTACTCCGACGCGACGACCGCGCTTCCATTCATGACCGAAGACGACTACGAGGAGGCCGTCTCGATCATCGAGGCGACCGTCGACGCCCTCGAGGACTATCGAGGAATCCTCTACGGCCAGTTCATGCTCACCGCCGACGGTCCGAAAGTCGTCGAGTTCAACGCCCGCTTTGGCGATCCCGAGGCGATGAACACCCTGCCCGTCCTCGAGACGGACTTTCTCGACGTGCTCACCGCCGCTCGAGACGGCGAACCAATCCCGGAACTCGAGTTCGCAGACCAGGCGACGGTCTGCAAGTACGCCGTCCCCGAGGGGTATCCGACGGATCCCGACGCGGGCGCGAAAGTGAAAGTCGACGAGGAGAGTGCAGGGGATGCACTGCTCTACTACGCCAGTGTGGACGAACGCGACGACGGCATCTACACGACGACCTCGCGTGCGTTCGCCGTTGTCGGCGTCGCAGACTCGATCACCGACGCCGAGGAAATTGCCGAGGACGCGCTCGCAGTCGCCGGCGACGAGGGGCTGCACGTCCGCCACGACATCGGGAAACCCGACCTCGTCCAGCAGCGAATCGACCACGTGAACGACCTTCGCGGCGAGTAG
- a CDS encoding dihydrofolate reductase, giving the protein MTAASLETDLELVGIAAVADNGVIGVDGEMPWHLPEDLQHFKETTMDHPVIMGRVTYEGILEALGEPLPGRTTIVLTSQDLETPENAVVANDLGETLEKAETAAVERHGTNRAFVAGGGTVYEAFLPTLDRLILTEVHDEPDGDTTFPEWDRDAFQEVDRDERDGFAFVEYVRRD; this is encoded by the coding sequence ATGACTGCGGCGTCGCTCGAGACCGACCTCGAACTCGTCGGGATCGCAGCGGTCGCCGACAACGGCGTCATCGGTGTCGACGGCGAGATGCCCTGGCACCTCCCCGAGGACCTGCAGCACTTCAAGGAGACGACGATGGATCATCCCGTCATCATGGGGCGAGTGACCTACGAGGGAATTCTCGAGGCGCTCGGCGAACCCCTTCCCGGTCGGACGACGATCGTGTTGACGAGCCAAGACCTCGAGACGCCGGAAAACGCCGTCGTCGCGAACGATCTCGGGGAGACCCTCGAGAAAGCCGAAACTGCTGCAGTCGAACGACACGGCACGAATCGCGCGTTCGTCGCGGGCGGCGGAACGGTCTACGAGGCGTTTCTCCCGACGCTCGATCGACTGATTCTCACCGAAGTCCACGACGAACCGGACGGGGACACCACCTTCCCCGAGTGGGATCGAGACGCGTTCCAGGAAGTCGACCGCGACGAGCGCGACGGGTTCGCGTTCGTCGAGTACGTTCGCCGCGACTGA